In Colletotrichum higginsianum IMI 349063 chromosome 3, whole genome shotgun sequence, a genomic segment contains:
- a CDS encoding Cupin domain-containing protein: MPESKVIPPATSAVAKPTATFTGDVYMELINRDDHAAIANVTFTPCARTHWHTHAGGQMIRVLSGTGWVCDRGGEARRIRAGDTVWAAPGTTHWHGADDGSIMTHFVVGIGETTWHEAVTEDEYKKRTTE; encoded by the coding sequence ATGCCAGAGTCCAAGGTGATCCCGCCTgcgacctcggccgtcgccaagCCGACGGCCACCTTCACGGGCGACGTCTACATGGAGCTCATCAACCGCGACGaccacgccgccatcgccaacgtcACCTTCACCCCGTGCGCCCGAACCCACTGGCACACgcacgccggcggccagatGATCCGCGTGCTGTCCGGCACCGGATGGGTCTGCGAcaggggcggcgaggcccgCCGGATCAGGGCCGGCGACACGGTCTGGGCGGCCCCGGGCACGACGCACTggcacggcgccgacgacgggagCATCATGACGCACTttgtcgtcggcatcggggAGACTACGTGGCACGAGGCCGTCACGGAGGACGAGTACAAGAAGCGGACGACGGAGTAG
- a CDS encoding F-box domain containing protein has translation MAPPWSSPLRYSRIRLVHAEDLETVYPILASYAVDLELALTVKELTIDTDRWPNERSCHCGLCGGHVFCSIHDPAKPVDKRAHGLLENRIRDLGLDPEGTEDMIAALAWKMKLLLGQKPHEADGVKKLATDYASAVAVLLLSFCRNITHLYFGEIAGWRFKPLEEMLYKSNYGLVPQEHRVFQNLESAQRLCLSEGEDERYYYRTEYLEMMRLFHRLPRFSRLILDATGEYQSYRYTFPPGSGSAPIKTIEMRHTDIFGSMALLTHKATLKTLDLDIEHAISSAAFYFEDEDKDEDEEESEDLEIERDEWFLLDAAVSSGPLDPEDMPLDRDYDRTIGSLHDFPALTRLSINIQALVGVGTPFGVRPHAPYKLVQQPPFRLVDALPPNLEFLCLYGYVKGFNEVVDDHVRELMERRGERLPNLKEVVGVDKEVVGEGSGYEVSPPEDGLWTLSRPDMGWVEIEQ, from the exons ATGGCTCCGCCGTGGTCTTCGCCACTTCGGTATTCTCGGATCCGACTCGTCCACGCCGAAGACTTGGAAACAGTCTACCCGATCCTCGCTTCCTACGCAGTCGACCTGGAGCTTGCACTGACGGTTAAAGAGCTGACGATTGACACAGATCGCTGGCCCAACGAGCGTTCCTGCCACTGTGGCTTATGTGGCGGCCACGTGTTCTGTAGCATACACGATCCCGCCAAGCCCGTCGACAAACGTGCCCACGGACTTCTCGAAAATCGCAtccgcgacctcggcctggaCCCGGAAGGGACCGAGGACATGATTGCGGCTCTGGCCTGGAAGATGAAGCTGCTCCTCGGACAGAAGCCTcacgaagccgacggcgtcAAGAAGCTCGCTACCGACTACGCTTCTGCCGTTGCTGTTCTTCTGCTGTCCTTTTGCAGGAACATCACCCATCTCTACTTTGGAGAAATCGCGGGATGGCGTTTCAAGCCCCTCGAAGAGATGCTCTACAAATCCAACTATGGTTTGGTTCCGCAAGAGCACCGTGTTTTCCAGAACCTAGAAAGCGCTCAGAGGCTCTGCCTGTccgagggagaggacgaAAGATACTACTACAGGACTGAGTACCTAGAGATGATGAGATTATTCCACCGACTCCCCAGGTTCTCTAGACTGATTCTGGATGCAACCGGAGAATACCAGTCGTACCGCTATACCTTCCCACCGGGGAGCGGTTCCGCCCCAATCAAGACCATTGAGATGAGACACACAGACATCTTCGGCTCGAT GGCCCTCTTGACCCACAAGGCCACCCTCAAGACCCTGGATCTCGACATTGAGCATGCAATCAGCAGTGCGGCATTCTActtcgaggacgaggataaggatgaggatgaggaagagtcgGAAGACCTGGAGATCGAACGGGACGAGTGGTTTCTCCTGGACGCGGCCGTGAGCTCGGGTCCGCTGGACCCCGAGGACATGCCCCTCGATCGGGATTACGACAGGACAATCGGCTCGCTCCACGACTTCCCTGCGCTGACGCGACTGAGCATCAACATTCAAGCGCTCGTTGGCGTCGGTACCCCGTTCGGCGTGCGACCGCATGCCCCCTACAAACTCGTGCAACAACCGCCGTTCAGGCTCGTTGACGCGCTGCCGCCCAACTTGGAGTTCCTGTGTCTCTATGGTTATGTAAAGGGATTCAACGAGGTGGTCGATGACCACGTCAGGGAGCTGATGGAGCGTAGAGGGGAAAGGCTGCCGAACCTCAAGgaagtcgtcggcgtcgacaagGAGGTTGTGGGAGAGGGCTCCGGGTACGAGGTCAGCCCGCCCGAGGATGGGCTATGGACCTTGTCCAGACCTGATATGGGATGGGTTGAAATTGAGCAGTGA
- a CDS encoding ATPase, producing MSSQEATLTDQYAPADSVPADEVGSVKDSVATAVAPARRVKSSENTKGGKKKAAKKKAKKQFKKREKKHKKVARNEEDSSESTTEDDGHHRSDDDDTSSDSDSDSSDSEEEVSKRKTKSRKHSVNTATKKTRPSTSRSTKKSKSSKKRDPSLSASSSSSSDTDSDSSDDSGAEDSDSDDGLTKVPMTAQQMQLFQQWQRVNGSMALGGSNNSNQPSFWPPPPRRGNLGVGDGGLGENPMFGSRLRTRGRQAQPSSSSSRKRPKLDFKRVDQVWDSAIHQYKLQDTAATTSDTLYDAYVLQIRRTFDWEGKYSATLVDVKSKVLRECLQEVMGNIKGVSLVDETPKLDPNMLFLYLEDLRKYGKKLKKMPAVGADKKDRKKQKKHIKTKRQHLKVLLKYLDKDYAHIKKSLYPMLENGLITFDLLWALYKPNTLIYTTTYGSPDEPRVFKVEQAEKLNSMTKGEFYWVDGKYLEFDGKQFGYGTLCEEVPEFRGARKISSLSAFPLDFHKDKEAIKAALVERGKKFVQLGGVNYRSHQGLAYYKKKKAVVKVNVNGRVMVDPAIHRRINPNYQVSVVRPRDHDVLSDSEDEDDDNEKACGQASDSDNRCGSDDDACGKMVTKVVRDPKGNVRMIRVPKSDVEESAPAEPLERVEEVKSDGLSENGEKSKEPPEFSAEDYLIASSVVLGFSFSEKLWLEFTVSGITDIQWNDSAYESLVLEPKQKDIVKASLLQFPLIRAFEADALVESHKYHAAESIDDVIQGKGKGLVGKGSVLYILLRLFLVISDPPFDVAVLHGPPGTGKTLTAEGISELLKCPLYMASAGELGTDSRYLEAELQKILDICHAWGAILLLDEADVFLEKRNLHEIARNALVSIFLRQLEYFQGILFLTTNRVETFDDAFQSRIHIALRYESLTQRAKKSIFRIFVELVRVLEGVDLRPFSDDDYESLAKHDLNGRQIKNTVRTAQALAVNKGEPLGMEHIRQVLDVQNSFDLHLKGGESYKDAMRSYY from the exons ATGAGTTCCCAGGAGGCCACCCTCACAGACCAATACGCCCCGGCCGATTCCGTGCCCGCCGATGAAGTGGGCTCCGTCAAAGACTCggtcgccaccgccgtcgcccctGCTCGTCGAGTCAAGTCTTCTGAAAACACCAAAGGcggaaagaagaaggcggcaaagaagaaggccaagaagcagTTCaaaaagagggagaagaagcacAAGAAAGTTGCTCGTAACGAGGAGGACTCGTCTGAATCTACTACGGAAGACGATGGCCACCACCGATCCGACGATGATGATACTTCGTCCGACTCCGATTCAGACTCGTCCGActcggaggaggaagtgTCCAAACGCAAGACCAAATCGAGAAAGCACTCTGTTAACACTGCGACCAAGAAGACTCGGCCCTCCACTTCCCGCTCTACCAAGAAGAGCAAATCTTCCAAAAAGCGCGATCCCTCCCTGTCCgcttcctcatcctcctcgtctgaCACGGACTCGGACTCATCGGACGACAGTGGTGCCGAGGATagcgactcggacgacggtCTGACCAAGGTCCCAATGACGGCTCAGCAGATGCAGCTGTTCCAACAATGGCAACGCGTCAACGGCTCCATGgcgctcggcggcagcaacaacagtAACCAGCCATCTTTCTGGCCTCCGCCTCCGAGGCGTGGCAACCTCGGcgtgggcgacggcggtctTGGCGAGAACCCCATGTTCGGCAGCAGACTCCGGACGCGGGGTCGGCAGGCccagccgtcgtcgtcgtcgtccaggaaGAGGCCGAAGCTGGACTTCAAGCGGGTCGACCAGGTCTGGGATAGCGCCATCCACCAGTACAAGCTCCAGGACACGGCGGCGACCACCTCGGACACGCTGTACGACGCCTACGTGCTCCAGATCAGGCGGACCTTTGACTGGGAGGGGAAGTACAGCGCCACGCTCGTCGACGTGAAGAGCAAGGTCCTGCGCGAGTGTCTGCAGGAGGTCATGGGCAACATCAAGGGCGTCAGCCTGGTCGATGAGACGCCCAAGCTCGACCCCAACATGCTGTTTCT TTACCTGGAAGACTTGCGAAAGTAcggcaagaagctcaagaaaATGCCGGCGGTGGGCGCGGACAAGAAGGACCGtaagaagcagaagaagcacaTCAAGACGAAGCGGCAGCATCTCAAGGTTCTTCTCAAGTATCTCGACAAGGATTATGCTCACATCAAGAAGAG TCTCTACCCCATGCTGGAAAACGGGCTCATCACGTTCGACCTGCTTTGGGCGCTTTACAAGCCCAACACGCTCATCTACACGACGACCTACGGGTCGCCCGACGAGCCTCGGGTGTTCAAGGTGGAGCAGGCAGAGAAGCTGAACAGCATGACCAAGGGAGAGTTCTACTGGGTTGATGGCAAA TATCTCGAGTTCGACGGCAAGCAATTCGGCTACGGCACTCTCTGCGAAGAGGTCCCAGAGTTTCGAGGGGCCCGAAAGATCAGCAGCCTCAGCGCCTTTCCCCTCGACTTCcacaaggacaaggaggccatcaaggccgccctGGTCGAGCGAGGCAAGAAGTTCgtgcagctcggcggcgtgaACTACCGGAGCCACCAAGGGCTGGCCTActacaagaagaagaaggccgtcgtcaaggtcaaCGTCAACGGGCGCGTCATGGTCGACCCGGCCATCCACCGCCGCATCAACCCCAACTACCAGGTCTCCGTCGTCCGGCCTCGGGACCACGACGTCCTCTCCGACTcggaggatgaggatgacgacaACGAGAAGGCATGCGGCCAAGCCTCAGACTCTGACAATAGATGCGGAAGCGATGATGACGCCTGCGGGAAGATGGTGACCAAGGTCGTGCGCGACCCCAAGGGCAACGTCCGCATGATTCGGGTCCCGAAATCTGACGTCGAGGAGTCTGCGCCAGCGGAGCCGCTCGAGCGAGTCGAGGAGGTGAAGAGTGACGGCCTGTCCGAGAACGGCGAGAAGTCAAAGGAGCCGCCCGAGTTCTCCGCGGAGGACTACCTCATCGCATCGTCCGTAGTGCTGGGTTTCTCATTTTCAGAGAAGCTGTGGCTCGAGTTCACTGTCTCTGGTATCACAGACATCCAATGGAACGACAGCGCATACGAGTCTTTGGTGCTGGAGCCCAAGCAGAAGGACATTGTCAAGGCGAGTTTACTACAGTTCCCCTTGATCAGGGCGTTTGAGGCTGAT GCGCTGGTCGAGTCCCACAAGTaccacgccgccgagagcatCGACGACGTGATTCAAGGCAAAGGAAAGGGGCTTGTCGGTAAGGGCTCGGTGCTATATATCCTTCTCCGTCTGTTTCTCGTCATCTCTGACCCTCCTTTTGATGTAGCCGTGCTCCATGGGCCCCCTGGCACGGGAAAGACGCTCACAGCCGAGGGCATCAGCGAGCTGCTCAAGTGCCCGCTCTACATGGCCTCGGCCGGAGAGCTGGGCACCGACTCGCGATACCTCGAGGCGGAGCTGCAGAAGATCCTCGACATCTGCCACGCCTGGggcgccatcctcctccttgacgaggccgacgtgTTCCTCGAGAAGAGGAACCTGCACGAGATCGCCCGCAACGCGCTGGTTAGCATCTTCCTGCGTCAGCTGGAGTACTTCCAGGGGATTCTGTTCCTGACGACGAACCGAGTCGAG ACCTTTGACGACGCGTTCCAGTCGCGCATCCACATCGCCCTGCGCTACGAGAGCCTCACGCAGCGGGCCAAGAAGTCCATCTTCCGCATCTTTGTCGAGCTCGTCCGCGTTCTCGAAGGGGTCGACCTCCGTCCCttcagcgacgacgactacgagAGCCTCGCGAAGCACGACCTCAACGGCCGGCAGATTAAGAACACGGTCCGCACCGCGCAGGCGCTGGCCGTCAACAAGGGCGAGCCGCTCGGCATGGAGCATATCCGgcaggtcctcgacgtccaGAATAGTTTCGATCTGCACCTCAAGGGAGGCGAGTCGTACAAGGATGCCATGCGGAGTTACTATTGA
- a CDS encoding Cas1 appressorium specific protein, with product MLSKTFLLALAAAPFVAAHGKVAVVTGDAGGNGTALAIQGGVVPGPGPNRKTELDTTVFKNKNIMTDGLGKTTGQGKVQAKDIQQVMALSGDTLPQVSSVNGSISGTYHVVTTDGAGPINAVLDPTGTGAFSQGVKLQVMQQVPGNKGNIRPSGKVPGGKRSLWERALSVIVKRASNVNMDFPMAFAVPDGTTCSGSMGGQKNVCLVKIANSNGAGPFGGVVPIQIAPAAGAAPAAPATPAAPGAKRSVEFQA from the exons ATGCTTTCCAAGACCTTTCTtctggccctcgccgccgcccccttcGTTGCTGCTCATGGCAAGGTCGCGGTCGTAACCGGCGACGCaggcggcaacggcaccgCCTTGGCCATCCAGGGAGGTGTCGTGCCAGGCCCGGGTCCCAACCGCAAG ACTGAACTTGACACCACCGTCttcaagaacaagaacatcatgacggacggcctcggcaagACAACAGGCCAAGGCAAGGTCCAGGccaaagacatccagcaggtCATGGCGCTGTCCGGCGACACCCTGCCCCAGGTCTCCTCCGTGAACGGCAGCATCTCGGGCACCTACCACGTCGTCAccaccgacggcgccggccccaTCAACGCAGTCCTCGACCcgaccggcaccggcgcctTCTCGCAGGGCGTCAAGCTCCAGGTCATGCAGCAGGTCCCCGGGAACAAAGGCAACATCAGGCCCAGCGGCAAGGTTCCCGGCGGCAAGCGGTCGCTCTGGGAGAGGGCCCTCAGCGTCATCGTCAAGCGCGCGTCCAATGTCAACATGGACTTT CCCATGGCCTTTGCGGTGCCCGATGGAACCACGTGCTCTGGTTCCATGGGCGGCCAGAAAAACGTCTGCCTGGTCAAGATTGCCAACAGCAACGGAGCCGGCCCCTTTGGCGGTGTCGTGCCCATCCAGATTgcacccgccgccggcgctgctcctgctgctcccgcCACTCCCGCTGCACCGGGTGCTAAGCGCAGCGTCGAGTTCCAGGCATAG
- a CDS encoding Amidohydrolase, with the protein MTLSTSRILLKKGVLLIHDKDGNVNPVRSDLLVEGDKIVQISDDIEASGDHVKVFDCEGKVISPGFISTHHHVWQTALKGRHANHSLLEYLPTGSYAGALYSADDAFWGELGGALEAIDGGTTTVVDHSSLNVGPEYPPTMIQALAASGLRAVYCYCVPTVVSSWSPLTWQDDYTSPDVLVPWKSLASNGPYGDGRIQLGFAVDNVHQSPDEMKKLYSELRAAKAKVITSHSAGGLAYGNGPSVAQLLEGHGLLGPDILVSHAISPRDGDAGLFAKRDAHISSTPNTELQAGAPPVCLRPEFEAQSSLGVDCHSWGSSFMPSQMRLGLQHARTERCADLGRQGKWSRHVGPSAEQVFNLATIGGARAIGMAGEVGQIRVGAKADLVIFDTGSPSMLPAAEEDPVAAIVLHSSERDVETVIVGGVIRKEDGKLMPVSVAHEVPGAIDLGLVGKEITWKDVAKELLESRKRLNEKVEGIDMKAAEEVVITNFYMNRKDMVEQA; encoded by the exons ATGACTCTGTCGACTTCTAGAATTCTGCTTAAGAAGGGAGTACTTCTCATCCACGACAAGGATGGAAATGTGAACCCTGTGCGGTCGGACTTGCTGGTGGAGGGAGATAAGATTGTCCAAATCAGcgacgacatcgaggccAGCGGTGACCATGTCAAGGTGTTCGACTGCGAAGGCAAGGTGATATCGCCCGGTTTCATAAGCACACACCACCATGTCTGGCAGACCGCTCTCAAGGGTCGTCACGCCAACCACAGTCTTCTCGAGTACCTCCCGACTGGCAGCTATGCTGGCGCGCTCTactccgccgacgacgccttcTGGGGAGAGCTCGGTGGTGCACTGGAGGCAATCGACGGTGGCACCACCACGGTTGTGGACCACTCCAGCCTGAACGTTGGCCCCGAGTACC CGCCGACCATGATTCAAGCTCTCGCCGCCTCTGGTCTTCGAGCTGTGTACTGCTATTGCGTCCCTACAGTAGTGTCCAGCTGGAGTCCGCTCACATGGCAGGACGACTACACCTCCCCAGATGTTCTTGTACCCTGGAAGTCGCTCGCTTCGAATGGCCCATACGGAGATGGGAGGATCCAGCTCGGCTTCGCGGTGGACAATGTGCACCAGTCGCCCGACGAGATGAAGAAGCTGTACTCGGAGCTTCGTGCGGCGAAGGCCAAGGTCATCACCTCCCACAGCGCCGGGGGCCTGGCATACGGCAACGGTCCCAGCGTGGCtcagctcctcgagggccaCGGCCTTCTCGGGCCCGACATCCTAGTCTCCCACGCAATCTCCCCCAGGGATGGCGACGCGGGTCTGTTCGCGAAGCGCGACGCTCACATCTCCTCGACCCCCAACACGGAGCTCCAGGCGGGCGCGCCTCCCGTCTGCCTTCGCCCCGAGTTCGAAGCGCAGTCGAGCCTGGGCGTGGACTGCCACTCCTGGGGCAGCAGTTTCATGCCGAGCCAGATGCGTCTCGGTCTGCAGCACGCCCGTACGGAACGCTGTGCGGACCTGGGTAGGCAAGGCAAATGGAGCCGCCACGTCGGTCCCTCAGCCGAGCAGGTCTTCAACCTCGCGACCATCGGCGGTGCTCGAGCGATCGGCatggccggcgaggtcggccagATCCGCGTGGGCGCCAAGGCGGATCTTGTGATATTCGACACCGGCAGCCCCTCGATgctcccggccgccgaggaggaccccGTCGCCGCGATTGTCTTGCATTCGAGCGAGCGCGACGTGGAGACCGTCATTGTCGGCGGTGTCATCAGGAAGGAGGACGGGAAGCTGATGCCTGTGTCTGTTGCTCATGAAGTCCCGGGGGCAatcgatctcggcctcgttggAAAGGAAATCACTTGGAAAGATGTTGCCAAGGAGCTGCTTGAGAGCCGGAAGAGGCTCAACGAGAAAGTGGAGGGCATTGACATGAaggctgccgaggaggtTGTCATCACCAACTTTTACATGAACCGAAAGGACATGGTGGAGCAGGCCTGA
- a CDS encoding Ribose 5-phosphate isomerase A has product MDLTSNRSFDSTNSIHAEATVASSFNSMPPSESNLYQQNLEMEPIFAQALNSIPSNAGNPTEKGAPVIWINGYPGTGKLTVATAVLGLLGTGRALLVDTHQLIDQVKLSRRNPRYWDARKAERQLVFEKYVLSKSQKDKIVMFTDFQTDTNNGVDTSIEYLQQHSRPTVPFCPSRSPARRTRTYAERRIPLDASSLRVGS; this is encoded by the coding sequence ATGGACCTGACCTCAAATCGCTCTTTCGATTCAACAAACTCAATACACGCAGAAGCAACAGTCGCTTCGTCGTTCAACTCCATGCCACCTTCAGAGTCAAATTTATACCAACAGAACCTCGAGATGGAACCAATCTTTGCGCAAGCCTTGAATAGCATCCCAAGTAATGCCGGAAATCCCACAGAGAAAGGCGCACCAGTCATCTGGATCAATGGCTACCCTGGAACCGGCAAGCTCACCGTCGCCACCGCggttcttggccttcttgggaCGGGTCGAGCTCTCCTGGTCGACACTCACCAGCTCATCGATCAAGTAAAACTCTCGCGTCGAAACCCTCGATACTGGGACGCAAGGAAGGCTGAGAGACAGCTGGTCTTCGAGAAATACGTACTCTCCAAAAGCCAAAAGGACAAGATCGTCATGTTTACCGATTTCCAAACCGACACAAACAATGGAGTCGATACATCCATTGAATATCTCCAGCAGCACAGCAGGCCCACCGTCCCTTTTTGCCCGTCTCGCTCACCTgccaggaggacgagaacatACGCCGAGCGACGAATCCCGCTCGATGCGTCATCACTTCGGGTCGGGTCCTGA
- a CDS encoding FAD-dependent monooxygenase: MLSRSTFVALLLSGRVMAAATCKTTPSDASWPSTDDWNSFNQSLGGALIKTQPIAASCYENSSFSSPVSCDEVNSNWFSPALHARFPESIDYPYWANNSCVPPSDYAYQNQGCELGGLPEFILNATTTEQVATAMKWASSRNIRIVLKGTGHDLVGRSSGAYSLSIWTHHFQSIELNSQWPRPLGNGTENVAIVGSGYNWGQILNATAAVGRTLVSGQVSNVGLGGFIGGGGHGPLSSHYGLGADQVLQATVVTSAGEVLVANEAQNQDLLWAIRGGGPGLYGAVVEYVLRTHPSPENVVLSTLSFSMAGNDTQAAILASWNALATISAALPDLMDAGIAGFGSASTTKVYTTSSGALGQGITAIFTFFGYNTTERAVSSLLAPLKLSMLAHGGDGALSVDLSEPEVFSTYLSFFNDNLNIVETPVGQISISSSRLLGRRELTEISLDQLRTHLQSLMETQVDGASAALVYGLQGGKGPREVQEHMRGALNPAWRRAYIHLISAASKVNTTDTTPQEALDSAAAWTEEIQEAAWRKWAPGSGSYINEANPFNSNFREDFYGESYERLLEIKKKYDPTASLFVLSGVGSDMWKYDLNTGKLCPQ; encoded by the exons ATGCTATCTCGATCCACGTTTGTGGCCTTGCTGCTATCCGGCCGTGTCATGGCCGCTGCGACGTGCAAAACCACTCCCTCCGATGCGAGCTGGCCAAGCACCGACGACTGGAACAGTTTCAACCAATCTCTGGGGGGGGCTCTGATAAAAACCCAGCCTATTGCAGCTTCGTGCTACGAGAACAGTTCGTTCTCTTCCCCGGTGTCATGCGACGAAGTCAACAGCAACTGGTTCTCTCCCGCCCTCCATGCACGCTTCCCAGAGTCGATTGATTATCCGTACTGGGCCAACAACTCTTGCGTGCCGCCGAGCGACTACGCGTACCAGAATCAGGGATGCGAGCTGGGAGGCTTGCCCGAGTTCATACTCAACGCCACGACTACGGAGCAGGTCGCGACGGCCATGAAGTGGGCCAGTTCACGGAACATCCGAATCGTTCTGAAGGGCACCGGACATGATTTGGTCGGCAG GTCCAGCGGCGCCTACTCACTATCGATCTGGACTCATCATTTCCAAAGCATCGAGTTGAACAGCCAGTGGCCGCGTCCGCTTGGCAACGGGACCGAGAATGTGGCCATCGTCGGAAGCGGGTACAACTGGGGACAGATTCTCAACGCTACCGCCGCTGTCGGAAGAACCCTGGTCAGTGGTCAGGTCAGCAACGTTGGCCTCGGAGGCTTCATCGGAGGCGGTGGCCACGGGCCTCTTTCGAGCCACTACGGCTTGGGTGCCGATCAGGTTCTGCAGGCTACGGTAGTCACATCGGCCGGGGAGGTTCTCGTGGCCAACGAGGCTCAGAACCAGGATCTGCTATGGGCTATCCGTGGCGGCGGGCCTGGTCTCtacggcgccgtcgttgaATACGTTCTACGCACGCATCCCAGCCCCGAGAACGTTGTCCTGTCGACCCTTTCCTTTTCAATGGCAGGGAACGACACACAAGCAGCCATCCTTGCCTCCTGGAACGCGCTGGCGACAATCTCTGCAGCTTTGCCGGATCTCATGGACGCTGGTATCGCAGGGTTTGGAAGTGCGTCGACGACCAAAGTCTACACAACATCGTCTGGTGCTCTCGGCCAAGGAATCACGGCCATCTTCACCTTCTTCGGTTACAACACCACGGAGAGAGCAGTCTCCTCTCTTTTGGCCCCCTTGAAGTTGAGCATGCTCGCACATGGCGGGGATGGTGCACTTTCGGTGGACCTTTCGGAACCCGAGGTCTTCTCAACCTacctctccttcttcaacGACAATCTCAACATTGTTGAGACGCCAGTTGGACAGATCAGCATTTCCTCCAGCCGCCTTCTTGGTCGCCGCGAGTTGACGGAGATTTCTCTAGACCAGCTGCGTACCCATCTGCAAAGTCTCATGGAAACCCAGGTTGACGGAGCCTCTGCCGCGTTGGTCTATGGATTGCAAGGTGGTAAAGGCCCTCGAGAGGTCCAGGAACATATGCGTGGCGCTCTGAACCCCGCTTGGCGACGAGCCTACATCCACCTTATCAGTGCAGCCTCGAAAGTCAACACAACGGACACAACGCCGCAAGAGGCTTTGGATTCCGCCGCTGCCTGGACCGAGGAAATCCAGGAGGCTGCATGGCGGAAGTGGGCGCCGGGATCGGGCTCGTACATCAACGAAGCCAACCCATTCAACAGCAACTTCCGCGAGGACTTCTACGGGGAGAGCTATGAACGCCTACTGGAGATCAAGAAAAAGTACGACCCCACTGCCAGCTTGTTTGTTTTGTCAGGGGTTGGAAGCGACATGTGGAAGTATGACTTGAACACTGGAAAATTGTGTCCGCAGTAG
- a CDS encoding Acetyltransferase, with protein sequence MDTTPSKPLGNTTTTMDFGIKPATADDMAEIAELTNKARAEMFPHLGPEWRAKRAETDAAIFEETFFHHPQGAYLIARSAGKLIATIGYQHYDHRFPGLDLRSGDDVVEVVRLYVDPDWRRGGLASKLVAALVQSARDAGLKQLYLHTHPFLPGAIKFWERQGFTLLWVDVDDPVWQTTHMSRSLEE encoded by the coding sequence ATGGATACCACGCCGTCAAAGCCTCTCggcaacaccaccaccacgatGGACTTTGGCATCAAGCCCGCCACGGCCGACGACATGGCTGAGATCGCAGAGCTCACCAACAAAGCCCGCGCCGAGATGTTCCCCCACCTGGGCCCGGAATGGCGCGCCAAAAGGGCCGAGACCGACGCGGCCATCTTCGAGGAGACGTTCTTCCATCACCCGCAAGGGGCGTACCTGATCGCCCGCTCGGCCGGCAAGCTGATCGCGACCATCGGGTACCAGCACTACGACCACCGGTTCCCGGGGCTCGACCTGCGGTCCGGGGatgacgtcgtcgaggtcgtcaggCTGTACGTCGACCCGGActggcgccgcggcgggctgGCTTCGAAGCTGGTCGCCGCCCTGGTGCAGTCGGCGAGGGACGCTGGCTTGAAGCAGCTTTACCTGCATACGCACCCCTTTCTGCCTGGCGCAATCAAGTTCTGGGAGCGACAGGGGTTTACTCTCCTGTGGGTGGATGTGGATGACCCGGTGTGGCAGACGACGCATATGAGTCGAAGTCTGGAGGAGTAG